In Misgurnus anguillicaudatus chromosome 14, ASM2758022v2, whole genome shotgun sequence, the genomic window tgttggtccaaaaataacaaaaattacgactttattcagcactGTCTTCttttccgcgtctgttgtgaagcacatacgtaagactaaagtcacatgactgcagtgacgcggatgacgtgttatctaCTGTAAACAAAccccgggcgcacaaaaaaaataaaacaaaaaacagctggggcgcaccagataacacgtcagccgtgtcactgcagtcacgtgactttagtctcacaCATGAATAGGCAATGCTAAATAAAGTTgtaaattttgatatttttggaccaaaatgtattctcGATGCCTCAACACACTCCAACTGACCCACCGATGTCACACGGAGCACCCCGATGATGTTTCTactacctttctggacatggacagtataccgtatttagattttttaatgaagggtcaaacaagctctcggactaaatataaaacatcttaaactgtgttcagaAGAGGAACgtaggtcttacgagtttggaacgacatgagggttagtcattaatgacattattttcatttcctggtgaactatccctttaaatggatATTTCATCCTCAGTCACCATCCACTCCTATAGTtagggtgaccagatgagaTTGGCTGAAATTCGGGACGGGATGGGGGGGCAGACGTAAcaaagggggggggggttcatccaataattgttttatttattagttttatttaataataaaagaaaatgaatttcaaacggaatcaatcatattaatataagtacatatgcatataaataaattgatataatacgtatagtattttatactttatacaataatagttcatacaataatagttttctttattttataatacaaataaggaatttcaaactgaagttactgaactaatcatatttattaatataagtacatatgcgtataaatttatataatacgtatagaagtattttttttaacaaagtgccTTGCCTGCCATTGACCAATCTGACTCCTTCACGCGACTGACTGTCACTGCCTGCACTTTCAACTGTCCTCGCGGTTGCTGCAAGTTTCGCTCTCTTAATCaactctataaaacaaaaaggttctattgtctttgtgcatatagatgaataaGATACATTAATGGAAACAATACAACGTCAGCATATTTCGTGGAGGTTTTAACTGCTGCCAGCACAATGAGagcctacagtataaaaacaagatgctgcagccaatgagcagccggcGGCGGCTGGCTGGagccaatgagcagccggcGGCGGCTGGCTGGAGCCAATGGGCAGCCGGCggtggctggctgcagccaATGGGCAGCCGGCGGGGGCTGGCTGCAGGATGACTTAACCTTTTCGCTCATGTTTTATCAGACAACTACTACTCAAGATTTTGCTTTAGTATAATTTTCGGGGAAATTAAAGCGGGATTCGGATTAAGATTTAGCTTCAGTATGATTTTCGGGACAATCAGagcaggattcgggattcgggacagcagcttagatttcgggactgtcccgaatttttcgggacgtctggtcaccctaCCTATAGTAACCAAAAAAACCTTCAAGCCACATAATGAAACTCCACTTGACTTGTGTCATATATTTTAGGTGTCCTGAAGACATTTACTCCTTATACTTGTGGATATTACGGTTGTTTCAGTGACACAAATTATATTCAAGTAGACATCCTTATACAACAGTTCggacacacttaaaaaaaaatctgtatttggGTTCTgaagaataaagaaagacaCTGGTGGTTCAAACAACGACATGGGGGAAATCAAGTAAAGTAGTGACAACATTTTCACTTTTGagtgaactatgcctttaaggTCCTGCTTGTTTTTTAAACAGGCCTTGTTTATAGGTGGGGAATTTTCTTTCATCTTAAAATGCCGAACAAGAGTGTCACACATGATTACAGCTGTAAAAGCTTGTCTTATAGTCCAGATGAGCATGAGATCTTCACAAGAGTATCAGGCACATGTGAAAATCAATGGGAGTTTTCAGCTTCTGATTTACCATACAAGATGCATTTGGCTTGCTGTGCATTACTAAACTCTTCATTGACTTTCTTAAAAATCTTTTGTTTATTGATTTCAATGTTGCAACATTTAACCCATTCCAAGTACAGTCTGAAATGAAAACTCAGGTAAATTGGGACACAATCATCTCTATGCCAAAATGTGTCTTTAGCTGAAATCACCCTATAGTATTTATAATACTAAAGTTAGTACTAAAGTTTTTTGGTAACACTATGGTATTCTTTGAACCACACCCCTGctgaaaagaaaaacaataaaaccattaaaattctaatggttttatttgggaattttattggttctaatggaatatggcccaaaacacactacagtgtattggtttttgttggtctctaatggtatgtattggttctatgtattggttctaatggttCTATGTATttgttctaatggaatatggcccaaaacccactacagtgtagtggttttaagctaatggttcctattggtattttaatggaaaccattagaattttctgtaatggttttattgtttttttttcaacagggACATTATACTACCACCCTTGTGAAAAAGAATAACTGTGGTTTTACTAGAGTTACAACAAAAACACTATGTATAGTTAAACCACGTTTACCACACAATAACCAtgattaattttcgtaagggcacCAAAAATCTAAAGCTACTGTGAAACATCCAGAAAAGTACGCAACGTATTctctttaaaacattaaaacatttcttacaaCCATGTCtctcaatgcaaaacacaaACTAGTTCAAAGCCGCCACCTTGTGGCCAAAATCCATTATTTTAGGAAACGAAGgctctcaatccgaaggctgcagcggaggtcgcatatgcaggctgcatacgtcatcaagcctggtttatttaagttaactgagcattacattcgcaagtcatgagcatattacaacaatttacgattaactaagaataatacttaaactttataattgttaatattctgaaataagacagtcttggtGACGTATGTAGTCTTGAAATGCGCCCTCTGGAGGCTGCAGATTTCGGATGGAGAAATGGCCGATTTGTAGATCTCGTGGCGAACGCCTACCTCATAAATATTAATTACGCCGCTCTGATGGTTGGTTGGCTTCCTGCAACGTAGGCGCACGTTACGTACTTAATATTCATAACCGAATCCTTCAGCGtagttttattttctttcatttacttatttatttatttatataattactttataatgtatgtttatttgGTTTTCAATTGTTGCGAGTTGTATATTTATCTATAACTCCTTGTAGAATTCTTTAATTTCCTTCAGCGTAGTAGATTTCGTACATGCGCTTCCGGTCGTGTTAGAGAAACATGGCTGCGCCCTTGCGAATGTCATGTTGTTGAATGCTTGTATTTAGTTGCGTCTGTTTGAGCCATATAAACACTTTAAGCGTACATTTTATACGATTATAGACGTGTCTACATGCAGTTTCCGGATTTATAAAGGTAACGTTACGTGCGATGTATTCACATAACGCGGTTCCATGCTCAAAAATGCtgtatttattatgtttataaCGTTGTGTGCATTTTGTATAGCAAGCGAAACATGCTATTACACACTGTGTATTTTGTGGTACTAAACATTTTGTGTTTCATAACTAGCTTTACTTTCCTTGTCTACGGATATCCTGTGAATCATGGTCCACCTGTGTAAGTAGTGTGTTATCTTAATAAGTTAATGTTTAactaaagattaatgtttcatTTCGTTGTAATTCTTACACATGATTctttgtttctctttataacaGCATCTTTACTGCTCAAAACATATCACGGTGGGCATGTGGTGATCCGCTTGGCGCTAGGGGGCGCCACCAACAGACCCTTCTACCGCATCGTGGCCGCCTATAATAAACGGGCGAGAGACAGTAAATATATAGAGCAGCTGGGGTCGTACGACCCTCTCCCTAACATATATAATGAAAAGCTTGTTGCCTTTAATTACGACAGAATCAAATACTGGATTGGCTGCGGTGCCCATCCCACCAAACCTGTGGCCAAACTTCTGGGTGAGTAAAGCCAAACTGTAACACAAGACTgcaatcagatttttttatatctttcacaatattttattatttagacaACGTAAAGACAATTGCTGCATCCCAATTCACCTACTATACTTTCTATAGAatagagtttgtgggcgtgtacaccaaagcgtttaaacgcggctgaaaacgccaggCGGACACTGACTGTAGGCGCCTGCCAgctttttcagctgagcgctttggatGCTAtgtagggctgtgacgattaaTCGCGTGTCCTGTTAAAAAtatctgtctgaaatcgattctgaatcgcaaggcttcGATCctgtgtttcatgcgcagcttgtgcgtgtactacggcgtTGAGGTCAGTAATATCCGTTTCACACGGTGCGCACCAAGCAGACACATCGCCACACGGCTACAGCTATTCTTGTGTTATGGAAGTATTTTGTgcaatatgtttatttttaaaagcgcCTCCCGTGAAGATCTGTGTCTGTGGAAGGGGCATGATTTTGGTTGCACGAGCAAGGCACCGCTTCACTTCTATAACCTCCCCAGTTTTGTCGCTTTCCGTACGTTTTCTATTGACAATGAAGTAAACACTCGCGGCTGCCACATACCGTGTGAAACGGCCATAAgaagtcgtttataacgtgcatttaaaaaagcaacaattgttaaacaaaattacataaaaaaatctaattactctttattataatgaaaatacccaaaacattttgaagaacagcaatataaatattcttttagacatttcctggaatagagggtatgcacgtgacgtcacctttggcaaaagtgactgcggttacgcccactgagtggcaaaagatagagcggcagcatttgtgtacaatgtgaaatcagcgaaaacaccAGGAAATGCGTCTAAATTGcaaaaagctgttgtgtgatagactgtactaacaggttaacaagaattcagagctatcgttttacagactgcgtAAATAGATCAAATAGAAAGAAGTAAatagatcgttcatgccaacgtccacagaccacaggtgggttgataagttgctagggtcactattaagcagaggttttactactaagtatttgtattttatccgtgtttttctttgtaaaacatacattcccaagcatattattataatttttactctattacatacattgcataaatacaagtttttgttttaaatttaatatttaagtacattaacatacttttactcaagtaaaagtacacaattttaatgtagttgggtattaaataaattttaaaggcaatattaaagaatacacagtatgattctatggtTTTGAATTCTATAGTTTTTGAATGCCAtagtcacgtggaaaagtgacgtcaatgcataccttCTATAGTGTTGTTATCGTACTTCTTTTGTGGCACAaatgagtttctgcacgagagcgccctctggcttttggatgtcctgggatttcaccgtaattcgtTAAAATTCatacattgagaaaacacacatttgcatgACTAATCGTTAAAGCCCTAATGCTATGATACTTTTGCTTTGTTTATTAGTCGTTGAACAATgcactgattggttgttgtgatttgtcccgcccctcgtATACTGTGATAGGGCGGTCAAGTGAGAAGTGATGGTGAAACGCTCCGCTCATCaataagttaaaaaaatttCAGCGCTAATCTTGGACAAAACCCGCCAGCTCCTGGCGCTTCCATTGAACACATATGACTGCCACCAGCGTAAACGCCTTGATGTGCACTTGGTATGTCTCAAATCGTAGTATGTTGAAACGAGTATCTGTAAAGTACCCGGATGTTCTACTCGTCGTTTACGGTGAAAATACCAAGTGAAGATCCATGAACACTAATGGCAGATATTGCCTACGACCCCCTGTATAGACTTTCCCATAGCAAAAaaagtacatacttttaggGAATAGTGTAAGTAGATGTATTGGTATGCATCAAATATAGTCCCCTTTTATCCGTCTGTAGGTTATATACCTGAGATGAAATTAAAGCGAGAGTGCATATGAGACTGATTTATGTCTTGCTCTGAATAGGATTGGCTGGATTTTTCCCACTGCATCCAATGACAGTAACGGAAGCGGAGCGGAGACGGAACACAGCTTCTACAGAAGAAATAAAGACGGACATTGAAGATGCAGAAGAAAAGCAGGCAGAGCAGTGAAAACCCAAAGGACCCAAAACTAAAGGAGTTGTActataaaagcaaaataaagtgtttaaagttTTCTCACAATATTTCTCTGATTCTTAGTAGTGATGTCGTCACATTTTACTGTTGATGCACTAAGATTTTATTTCACTGAAATGTTTTGtactattatttataatttataaattattataatttgtTGAAAAGTACATTCAAAACATGTtgaaaaatcacattttaaatGTCGGCAGATCTTTTTCTTTATGTAAACTTTGTTACCCAGAGTACAAAACTCACCTTTCATTTAAACTGACTCCTATAATGATTAATCTGTTTAAAACCGCTTATCAGAAATAGTTGGAAACCTATGATAGACTCAGaaattaataaatgatctaACAGGGGAACTTAAGTTGAAATACACTTccttat contains:
- the mrps16 gene encoding small ribosomal subunit protein bS16m; this translates as MVHLSSLLLKTYHGGHVVIRLALGGATNRPFYRIVAAYNKRARDSKYIEQLGSYDPLPNIYNEKLVAFNYDRIKYWIGCGAHPTKPVAKLLGLAGFFPLHPMTVTEAERRRNTASTEEIKTDIEDAEEKQAEQ